The Salmonella enterica subsp. houtenae serovar Houten genome has a segment encoding these proteins:
- a CDS encoding Antirestriction protein, which produces MHAINVKTATRESAEQFITDKFQRYCVTDGDERLDFIPALFFTPSADNMIASWLRQHSDYDGGFWSYWIIPQGVGGNVAPNRIIFTTTQTGYITPAGEQRYNMSIPGNYFESEVSADAAGIIATLMIMNWLSWQAADMGDKYAKVCKHLVARQDALKDYVSLIQHPERGLI; this is translated from the coding sequence ATGCATGCCATTAACGTCAAAACCGCCACTCGTGAGTCAGCCGAACAATTTATAACAGATAAATTCCAGCGCTATTGTGTAACTGATGGTGATGAACGACTTGATTTCATCCCTGCCCTCTTTTTCACACCATCTGCTGACAATATGATCGCCAGCTGGTTACGGCAGCATTCAGATTATGATGGCGGTTTCTGGAGTTACTGGATCATTCCGCAGGGTGTCGGTGGAAATGTCGCACCGAACAGAATTATCTTCACCACAACTCAAACCGGGTATATCACACCAGCAGGTGAACAACGTTATAACATGTCTATCCCCGGTAATTATTTTGAATCAGAAGTCAGTGCAGATGCTGCCGGAATTATTGCAACGTTGATGATAATGAACTGGCTGTCCTGGCAGGCGGCGGATATGGGGGATAAATATGCGAAAGTCTGTAAACATCTTGTCGCCCGTCAGGATGCCCTGAAGGATTATGTCAGCCTTATTCAACATCCGGAGCGTGGATTGATATAG
- a CDS encoding lysozyme, with protein sequence MGINALAHATLLKKLNNGDYDGAANEFLKWDHASGQVVPGLTRRRSAERCLFLS encoded by the coding sequence ATGGGCATTAACGCGCTGGCTCACGCTACTTTACTGAAGAAACTGAATAACGGTGACTATGACGGCGCAGCGAATGAATTCCTGAAATGGGACCACGCCAGCGGTCAGGTTGTTCCCGGCCTGACCCGACGCCGGAGCGCTGAACGTTGTTTATTCCTGAGTTAA
- the higA_2 gene encoding transcriptional regulator, which translates to MKYKTLSQVHTEAMIDPEYRAAYEAEEASEQLRETLASWRKEAGLTSAQVAERMGIKAPTISRMEKNASRMSIDTLVRYARACGVHFKIQQI; encoded by the coding sequence ATGAAATACAAAACACTTAGTCAGGTACATACTGAAGCGATGATTGATCCTGAATATCGTGCAGCATACGAGGCAGAAGAAGCCTCAGAGCAGCTTCGGGAGACATTAGCCTCATGGCGAAAAGAAGCCGGGTTGACGTCGGCACAGGTTGCAGAACGAATGGGTATTAAAGCGCCCACTATCTCTCGCATGGAGAAGAACGCCTCCCGGATGAGTATCGATACGCTGGTACGTTATGCCAGAGCCTGTGGCGTACATTTTAAAATCCAGCAAATTTAA
- a CDS encoding transposase: MELKRVYLQFDGQIIAQLRDAFGSAAAKLECEIIEMDGEQDHVHLLIAYPLKLGVSVMVNNLKSVSSRLLRQQNTHLRMQSKTGLLWSRSYFACSAGGATIETLKAYVLSQNTPE, from the coding sequence ATGGAACTAAAACGGGTCTATTTACAGTTTGACGGGCAGATTATCGCTCAGTTACGTGATGCTTTTGGTTCGGCTGCGGCAAAGTTGGAGTGCGAAATTATCGAGATGGACGGTGAACAAGATCACGTCCATCTGCTGATAGCGTATCCGCTAAAACTGGGGGTCAGCGTGATGGTAAATAATTTAAAGTCGGTATCGTCGCGGCTTCTCCGTCAGCAGAATACCCACTTGCGGATGCAGAGCAAAACCGGGCTGCTGTGGTCTCGTTCTTACTTTGCCTGTAGCGCCGGTGGTGCCACGATAGAAACGCTTAAAGCATACGTGCTCAGCCAGAATACGCCGGAGTAG
- the mkaC_3 gene encoding virulence genes transcriptional activator produces the protein MDFLINKKLKIFITLMETGSFSIATSVLYITRTPLSRVISDLERELKQRLFIRKNGTLIPTEFAQTIYRKVKSHYIFLHALEQEIGPTGKTKQLEIIFDEIYPESLKNLIISALTISGQKTNIMGRAVNSQIIEELCQTNNCIVISARNYFHRESLVCRTSVEGGVMLFIPKKFFLCGKPDINRLAGTPVLLHEGAKNFNLDTIYHFFEQTLGITNPAFSFDNVDLFSSLYRLQQGLAMLLIPVRVCRALGLSTEHALHIKGVALCTSLYYPTKKRETPDYRKAIKLIQQELKQSTF, from the coding sequence ATGGATTTCTTGATTAATAAAAAATTAAAAATTTTCATAACACTGATGGAAACAGGTTCCTTCAGTATCGCAACATCAGTACTGTATATCACCCGAACCCCGCTGAGCAGGGTTATTTCAGACCTGGAAAGAGAGCTGAAACAAAGACTCTTTATACGGAAGAATGGCACTCTTATCCCAACCGAATTTGCACAAACTATTTATCGAAAAGTAAAATCCCATTATATTTTCTTACATGCACTGGAGCAGGAAATCGGACCCACGGGTAAAACGAAACAACTAGAAATAATATTTGACGAAATTTATCCGGAAAGTTTAAAAAATCTGATCATTTCAGCACTGACCATTTCCGGCCAGAAAACAAATATAATGGGGAGAGCCGTTAACAGCCAAATAATAGAAGAACTGTGTCAGACAAACAACTGCATTGTTATTTCTGCCAGAAATTATTTTCATCGGGAATCGCTTGTCTGCCGGACATCAGTGGAGGGTGGGGTCATGTTATTTATTCCTAAAAAATTCTTTCTCTGCGGCAAACCTGATATCAACAGGCTGGCCGGAACACCTGTACTTCTTCATGAGGGGGCTAAAAATTTTAATCTGGACACCATATACCATTTTTTTGAACAGACACTAGGTATTACCAACCCTGCATTCAGTTTTGATAACGTCGATTTGTTCAGTTCACTGTACCGGTTACAACAAGGGCTGGCGATGTTACTCATCCCCGTCAGAGTCTGTCGGGCTCTGGGATTATCAACAGAGCACGCACTGCACATCAAAGGCGTAGCGCTCTGTACCTCCTTGTATTACCCGACCAAGAAACGGGAGACACCAGATTATCGTAAAGCTATAAAACTGATACAGCAGGAGCTGAAACAGTCCACCTTCTGA
- the insK_2 gene encoding Insertion element IS476 uncharacterized 39.2 kDa protein — protein sequence MPVRNPSPLATPEALNQSWSVDFMHDALVCGRRFRTFNVVDDFNREALSIEIDLNLPALRVVRVLDRIAANRGYPVMLRMDNGPEFISLALAEWAEQHAVKLEFIQPGKPTQNAFIERFNRTYRTEILDFYLFRTLNEVREITERWASEYNCERPHESLNNMTPEEYRQHHYLAGI from the coding sequence TTGCCGGTGCGTAATCCCTCGCCACTCGCCACTCCGGAAGCGCTGAACCAGAGCTGGTCTGTCGACTTTATGCATGATGCCCTGGTCTGTGGACGTCGTTTTCGCACGTTCAATGTCGTTGATGACTTTAACCGTGAGGCGTTGTCGATTGAAATCGATCTGAATCTGCCAGCTCTGCGCGTGGTTCGTGTGCTTGACAGGATCGCGGCAAATCGCGGCTATCCTGTCATGCTACGCATGGATAATGGTCCGGAATTTATCTCACTTGCACTGGCTGAATGGGCAGAGCAACATGCAGTAAAACTGGAGTTTATCCAGCCGGGTAAGCCGACACAGAACGCTTTTATTGAGCGCTTTAACCGAACATACCGTACAGAAATACTCGATTTTTATCTGTTCAGAACGCTGAATGAAGTGCGGGAAATCACGGAAAGATGGGCGTCAGAATATAACTGTGAACGCCCTCATGAATCACTGAACAATATGACACCGGAGGAATACCGACAGCACCATTATTTGGCCGGGATCTAA
- the tnpA_7_5 gene encoding transposase for IS200 — MGDEKSLAHTRWNCKYHIVFAPKYRRQTFYGEKRRAVGSILRKLCEWKNVRILEAECCTDHIHMLLEIPPKMSVSSFMGYLKGKSSLMLYEQFGDLKFKYRNREFWCRGYYVDTVGKNTAKIQEYIKHQLEEDKMGEQLSIPYPGSPFTGFDAQRNGFTR, encoded by the coding sequence ATGGGGGACGAAAAGAGCTTAGCGCACACCCGATGGAACTGTAAATATCATATAGTTTTTGCCCCGAAGTACCGAAGGCAGACGTTCTACGGAGAGAAGCGTAGAGCAGTAGGCAGCATATTAAGAAAGTTGTGTGAGTGGAAAAATGTACGAATTCTGGAAGCAGAATGCTGTACAGATCATATCCACATGCTTCTGGAGATCCCGCCGAAGATGAGTGTGTCGAGCTTCATGGGATATCTGAAGGGTAAAAGTAGCCTGATGCTTTATGAGCAGTTTGGGGATTTGAAATTCAAATACAGGAACAGGGAGTTCTGGTGCCGCGGATACTACGTTGATACGGTGGGTAAGAACACAGCGAAGATACAGGAATACATAAAGCACCAGCTTGAAGAGGATAAAATGGGAGAGCAGTTATCGATCCCTTATCCGGGTAGCCCGTTTACGGGGTTTGACGCTCAACGGAACGGTTTCACACGTTAA
- the spvC gene encoding virulence protein, translating to MPINRPNLNLNIPPLNIVAAYDGAEIPSTNKHLKNNFNSLHNQMRKMPVSHFKEALDVPDYSGMRQSGFFAMSQGFQLNNHGYDVFIHARRESPQSQGKFAGDKFHISVLRDMVPQAFQALSGLLFSEDSPIDKWKVTDMEKVDQQARVSLGAQFTLYIKPDQENSQYSASFLHKTRQFIECLESRLSENGVISGQCPESDVHPENWKYLSYRNELRSGRDGGEMQRQALREEPFYRLMTE from the coding sequence ATGCCCATAAATAGGCCTAATCTAAATCTAAACATCCCTCCTTTGAATATTGTAGCTGCTTATGATGGGGCGGAAATACCATCTACAAATAAGCACCTGAAAAATAATTTCAACTCCTTGCACAACCAAATGCGGAAGATGCCGGTATCCCACTTTAAAGAGGCGCTGGATGTGCCTGACTATTCAGGGATGCGCCAGAGTGGTTTCTTTGCTATGAGCCAAGGTTTTCAGCTGAATAACCATGGTTACGATGTTTTCATCCATGCTCGTCGAGAATCACCTCAGTCTCAGGGCAAATTTGCCGGTGACAAGTTCCACATCAGTGTGCTCAGGGATATGGTGCCACAAGCATTTCAAGCGCTGTCCGGATTGCTGTTTTCAGAGGATAGTCCGATAGATAAGTGGAAAGTGACCGATATGGAGAAGGTCGATCAACAAGCCCGTGTTAGCTTGGGCGCTCAGTTCACGTTGTATATAAAACCAGACCAGGAAAATTCGCAGTACAGTGCGTCGTTTCTCCACAAGACACGGCAATTTATAGAGTGTCTGGAATCCAGACTATCCGAAAATGGGGTTATTTCAGGACAGTGTCCTGAGTCAGACGTTCATCCTGAAAATTGGAAATATCTCAGTTATCGTAATGAACTACGAAGTGGGCGTGATGGTGGTGAAATGCAGAGACAGGCTTTACGTGAGGAACCGTTTTATCGTTTGATGACAGAGTAA
- a CDS encoding Phage-related protein: MFTVIFHDEAEKEFVALPATIRAKMSRILAKLEANPRQLREPDTKPLGNGLFEVRTMGTDIARGLWVYQSGERIFLLRIFIKKSPKTPPTEIELAFRRLVEMQNEIQNT; this comes from the coding sequence ATGTTTACCGTCATTTTTCATGATGAGGCTGAAAAAGAATTCGTTGCTCTGCCTGCTACAATTCGTGCCAAGATGTCGCGCATACTCGCAAAGCTGGAAGCCAACCCCCGTCAGCTACGCGAGCCTGATACTAAACCCTTGGGCAATGGATTGTTTGAAGTCCGGACAATGGGCACCGATATCGCACGAGGATTGTGGGTATATCAAAGCGGTGAGCGTATTTTTTTGTTGAGAATTTTCATTAAAAAATCGCCTAAAACCCCACCGACAGAGATAGAGCTGGCATTTCGTAGACTTGTGGAGATGCAGAATGAAATACAAAACACTTAG
- the spvB_2 gene encoding 65 kDa virulence protein, giving the protein MLILNGFSSATLALITPPFLPKGGKALSQSGPDGLASITLPLPISAERGFAPALALHYSSGGGNGPFGVGWSCATMSIARRTSHGVPQYNDSDEFLGPDGEVLVQTLSTGDAPNPVTCFAYGDVSFPQSYTVTRYQPRTESSFYRLEYWVGNSNGDDFWLLHDSNGILHLLGKTAAARLSDPQAASHTAQWLVEESVTPAGEHIYYSYLAENGDNVDLSGNEAGRDRSAMRYLSKVQYGNANPAADLYLWTSATPAVQWLFTLVFDYGERGVDPQVPPAFTAQNSWLARQDPFSLYDYGFEIRLHRLCRQVLMFHHFPDELGEADTLVSRLLLEYDENPILTQLSAARTLAYEGDGYRRAPVNNMMPPPPPPPPPMMGSNSSRPKSKWAIVEESKQIQALRYYSAQGYSVINKYLRGDDYPETQAKETLLSRDYLSTNEPSDEEFKNAMSVYINDIAEGLSSLPETDHRVVYRGLKLDKPALSDVLKEYTTVGNIIIDKAFMSTSPDKAWINDTILNIYLEKGHKGRILGDVAHFKGEAEMLFPPNTKLKIESIVNCGSQDFASQLSKLRLSDDATADTNRIKRIINMRVLNS; this is encoded by the coding sequence ATGTTGATACTAAATGGTTTTTCATCTGCCACTTTAGCGCTGATCACTCCCCCTTTCCTGCCAAAAGGGGGCAAGGCGCTGAGTCAGTCAGGCCCTGACGGCCTAGCCAGTATAACGCTGCCTCTGCCCATCAGCGCCGAACGCGGCTTTGCGCCTGCGCTGGCGCTGCACTACAGCAGCGGTGGCGGCAATGGCCCCTTCGGCGTGGGCTGGTCCTGCGCGACAATGAGCATTGCCCGCCGCACCAGCCATGGCGTGCCGCAGTATAACGACAGCGATGAGTTTCTGGGGCCGGACGGAGAAGTGCTGGTTCAAACGCTCAGCACCGGTGATGCCCCCAATCCCGTCACCTGCTTCGCGTACGGTGACGTATCGTTCCCGCAAAGCTACACGGTGACCCGCTATCAGCCCCGCACGGAGAGCAGTTTTTATCGCCTGGAGTACTGGGTGGGCAACAGCAACGGCGATGATTTCTGGCTACTGCATGACAGTAACGGCATCCTGCACCTGCTGGGGAAAACCGCCGCAGCACGCCTCAGCGATCCGCAGGCCGCCTCTCATACGGCGCAATGGCTGGTTGAGGAGTCGGTGACCCCTGCCGGCGAGCATATCTATTACTCCTACCTGGCGGAGAACGGTGACAATGTGGACCTCAGTGGGAACGAGGCCGGACGCGATCGCAGCGCCATGCGCTATCTCAGCAAGGTACAGTATGGCAACGCGAACCCCGCCGCCGATCTGTACCTCTGGACTAGCGCTACACCCGCGGTACAGTGGCTGTTCACCCTGGTGTTTGACTACGGCGAACGTGGCGTAGATCCACAGGTACCGCCTGCATTCACTGCTCAGAACAGCTGGCTCGCCCGCCAGGATCCCTTCTCCCTGTATGACTACGGCTTTGAGATCCGCCTCCATCGCCTGTGCCGCCAAGTCCTGATGTTCCACCACTTTCCTGATGAACTGGGTGAAGCCGATACGCTGGTTTCTCGTCTGCTGCTGGAGTATGACGAAAATCCGATACTGACACAGCTTAGCGCTGCTCGGACGCTGGCCTATGAAGGCGACGGTTATAGAAGAGCTCCTGTCAACAATATGATGCCACCGCCACCGCCACCGCCTCCTCCGATGATGGGAAGTAATTCATCTCGACCAAAATCAAAATGGGCGATTGTAGAGGAATCAAAGCAGATTCAAGCTCTGAGGTACTATTCAGCTCAAGGGTACAGTGTGATTAATAAATATTTACGTGGGGATGATTATCCTGAAACACAGGCAAAAGAAACTCTGCTCTCCAGAGACTATCTTTCCACAAATGAACCCAGTGATGAGGAGTTTAAAAATGCTATGTCAGTTTATATAAATGATATTGCGGAGGGATTAAGTTCACTTCCCGAAACAGATCACAGAGTCGTATACCGGGGCCTGAAGCTTGATAAGCCCGCATTATCGGATGTGCTGAAGGAATACACTACTGTAGGTAATATAATAATAGATAAAGCTTTTATGAGTACATCGCCAGATAAGGCATGGATAAATGACACTATTCTCAACATATACCTAGAAAAAGGACATAAAGGTAGAATACTCGGAGATGTTGCACATTTTAAGGGGGAGGCAGAGATGCTTTTCCCTCCAAATACTAAACTCAAAATCGAAAGCATTGTAAATTGTGGATCCCAAGACTTTGCAAGCCAGCTTAGTAAGCTGAGATTAAGTGATGATGCAACTGCTGACACAAACAGGATAAAAAGAATAATAAACATGAGGGTACTCAACTCATAG
- the spvD gene encoding virulence protein VsdE translates to MRVSGSASSQDMISRINSKNINNNDSNEVKRIKDALCIESKEGILYPQNLSRDNLKQMARYVNNTYVHYSGNCVLLSACLHYNIHHRQDILSSKNTASPTVGLDCAIVDKIIFGHELNQSYCLNSIDEVEKEILNRYDIKRESSFIIRAENYIVPIIGECAHDFNAVVICEYDKKPYVQFIDSWKTSNILPSLQEIKKHFPSSGKFYVRAYDEKHD, encoded by the coding sequence ATGAGAGTTTCTGGTAGTGCGTCATCCCAAGATATGATATCACGTATAAATTCAAAAAATATCAATAATAATGATTCAAATGAAGTCAAGAGAATTAAAGATGCGCTTTGTATTGAATCAAAAGAGGGAATTTTGTATCCACAAAATTTGAGTCGAGATAATTTAAAACAAATGGCTAGATATGTAAATAACACATACGTCCATTACTCTGGGAACTGCGTTTTATTATCAGCGTGTTTACATTATAACATACATCACCGACAGGATATATTAAGTTCGAAGAACACTGCCTCTCCTACAGTGGGATTAGACTGCGCCATTGTTGATAAAATCATTTTTGGTCATGAGCTTAACCAGTCATATTGTTTAAATTCCATCGATGAGGTGGAAAAAGAAATATTAAACCGTTATGACATTAAGAGGGAAAGTTCTTTTATCATTAGAGCAGAGAACTATATAGTTCCAATAATTGGCGAATGTGCACATGATTTCAACGCTGTGGTTATCTGTGAATATGATAAAAAACCATATGTACAATTCATTGATTCTTGGAAAACATCCAACATACTTCCTAGCTTACAAGAAATAAAAAAACACTTCCCATCATCAGGGAAATTTTATGTCAGGGCTTATGATGAAAAACACGATTGA